In Streptomyces sannanensis, the DNA window CTGTCTCACCGAGTTGGGGCATCCGACCACGTACGAGGACTCGATACGCGACTACATGGGCTCCGCCATGCATCGCATTCATGAGCTGGTCCTGGAGCGCACCGGACAGCGGCTTCCCGCGGACTTCGACGACGCTTTCCATGCGCGCGTCTTCGCCGCCTTCGAGCGGGGACTCGAACCTGTGCCGGGAGTGACCGAAGTGCTGGAGAAGCTGGCCGCGGACGAAGTGCCGTACTGCGTGGCCTCGTCGGGCAGCCATGAGCGGATCCGGGTCGGACACCGGAAGACGGGGCTGGACCGCTGGTTCGGTGACGACATCGTCTTCAGCGCCCAGGACGTGGGGCGTGGCAAGCCGGCGCCGGACCTGTTCCTGTACGCGGCCGAGCGCATGGGCGTGTCGCCCGAGCGATGCGTGGTCGTGGAGGACAGCAGGCTCGGTGTCGAGGCCGCCCGCGCGGCCGGGATGGATGTGTACGGCTTCACGGCGATGACACCGGCCGGCAGGCTCCCGAGGGCGAACGGCTACTTCACCTCGATGGGACAACTGGCCGAACTGCTCATGTGATTGGTCTACGCATGGGTAGGGCAGGGTCCTACGCTCTGCCGCCATGACGGACGCGCGCTTGCGGCACGGCAGGGCCTCGTTGGCGCTGAGTTTCTGTGCGCAGGGCATCGCCTTCGCGCTGCTCGTGACGCGGATACCGGCGGTCCAGGACCGCTACGGGATATCCGACGGTGTGCTTCCCGCCTTCCTGGCGGCGGTGCCCGTCCTGGCCGGCGTCGGCAGTGTGGCCACTGAGAAGCCGGCGAAGCGGGTTGGACCAGGGGCGGTGCCGAGGTGGTCTCAGCTGGTCGTGCTGCTGGCGCTGATCGGGGTCGCGGCCGGGCGGGACATCTGGCATGCCGCTGTCTCCCTCGGCGTCTTCGGACTTGCCGTGGGCGCGTTGGACGCGTCGATGAACATGCTCGGGGTCGGCCTTCAGCGGGCGTACAGGCGCAGCATCATGCTCGGTTTCCATGCCGCGTACAGCCTGGGCGGGATCGCCGGGGCATCGCTCGCATGGGTGGGGGCGCACTTCGGGCGGTCGCTGCTGGTGTTGTATCTGCCCGTCGTCGGTCTCCTGCTGCCCGTCACGCTCCTCGGGAGCCGCTGGTACGTGGATGTGCCGGCGGAGGGCGAGCGGGACCCCGTGGCGGCGTCGGTGCCTCGAGTGCCCGCTACCGTGGCGGGCATGAGCGGCCGCGCACTGTTGATGTGGGACGAAGCAGTAACGGGGTATGACTTCGGGCCGAGTCACCCGATGGATCCGGTGAGGCTTGCCCTGACCATGGGGCTGGTACGGGCGTACGGTCTCGACCGGGCCATGGACGTGGTGGCGGCTCCGCCGGCGGGGGAGTCGACGCTGCGGCTGGTGCACCGCGCGGACTATGTGGCCGCGGTACGGGCCGTCTCGGCGGATCCCGGGTCGGCCGACGGGTCGTACGGGCTCGGGACCATGGACGACCCCGCCTTCGCCGGCATGCACGAGGTGTCGGCGCTGATCGCCGGGCAGTCCGTGGGGGCGGCGGAGGCCGTGTGGCGGGGGGACGCGGCGCACGCGGTGAACTTCGCGGGCGGGCTGCACCATGCGATGCCGGGGGCGGCGTCCGGGTTCTGCATCTACAACGACCCCGCGCTGGCCATCGCCCGGCTGCTGGAGCTGGGAGCCGAGCGGGTCGCGTACGTGGACGTGGACGTGCATCACGGGGACGGGGTGCAGGCGGCGTTCTGGGACGATCCGCGGGTGCTGACGGTGTCGCTGCACGAGCATCCGCGGATGCTGTTCCCGGGCACCGGATGGCCGGAGGAGACGGGCGGCCAGGAGGCCGAGGGTTCGGCGGTGAATGTGGCCCTTCCACCCGGGACGGGGGACGCGGCGTGGCTGCGGGCGTTCCACGCCGTGGTGCCGGAGCTGCTGGCGGACTTCCGGCCGCAGGTGCTGGTGACGCAGCACGGGGCGGATACCCACTTCGAGGATCCGCTGGCGCATCTGGCGGTGTCGCTGGACGCGCAGCGCATGGTGCAGGACGCGTGTCATTCGCTGGCGCACGAGTATGTCGAGGGCGGGCGATGGGTCGCGCTCGGCGGGGGCGGGTACGCGGTGGTGGACGTCGTGCCGCGGTCGTGGACGCATCTGGTGGGGATCGCGGCACACGCGCCGGTGGCGCCGGAGTCGGTGATTCCCGCGTCCTGGCGGGACGAGGTGTACGCGCGGACGCGGCAGCTGGGTCCGGGGCGGATGACGGATGGGCGCGAGGCGTCGTGGCGGGAGTGGGAGGCGGGTTACGACCCGGCGGACCGCGTCGACCAGGCCGTCCTCGCCACGCGACGGTCGGTGTTCCCCCTGCGTGGGCTGCTGGCGTAGGCGTCGACCGGGGCTCTGCCCGGGGCGAAGGGTACGGGCGTTACGCCAAGTGTGGGGCGATGGCGCTGTTCTGGCCCCGGTCAGGAGCATGTGCGGCAGCATCGACGGTGTGTTGAGCACCGGGGCGCTGCGTGCGCATTTGCTGGCGGCCAGGCTGGCCGGGCCCGTCGCGACGTCGCGGGAGGAGAGCTTGCGCAGCTACCGGCTGTTCGCGATGAGAGATCCACGGGTGACGCTCGGTCTCGATCCCGAGTGGGGCTGGGGGGAAGGGGACTTGCTCCGGCTGATGGCCGACAAATGCGGGGTGTCGGCCGACCCGACCCATGTCTCCGGGCCCGATGTGATCGACCCCGAGCGGACGCTGGCGGGGCTCGACGCGCTGGCGGAGCGTCTCCGTGCGGCCGCCGGGCGCCGGGTGCCGGTACTGCTCGGGACGGGGCATCCGCATCGGCTGCTCGGCTTCTACGCCGCCCTCGCAGACGCTTTGTCGGCGGCGGGATGCCTTGTACTCACACCCGCGCAGGGGAGATGTGTCGACATAACCACCCGGTTCGGGGTACGCACGTACAACCTTGACTACGTACGAGGAGTCGCGCTGGTGCGCGAACCCGGCGCGCGGGAGCCCGGAAGTGAGACCGGCGCACACACCCACTCGCCCCTCCCGGTTCGGGCCGCCCTCGATGGCGCGGCGGCGGCCGGCGGGGTGCTGCCCGAGCTCGTCATCGGGGATCACGGATGGGTCTGCGGGGCAGGTCAGCTGGGCATTGAGGCGGTCGGCCTGGCGGATACGGATGACCCCGCGCTGTTCGTCGGAGAGGCCGAGGGGCGGGTGTCCGTCGCCGTTCCGCTTGATGACGCTGTGCGGTCTGATTACTACCGGCCGCTTACTCGCTATGTACTCAATCGAGCGTGTCTGTCACAGTAGGCGGCCGATCGCAACTCCTCTTCCCCACTCGTACCACCCGCCCCTAGTCTGGTGAGTGAGCGCGCAGCGACGAAGAGTTACCGGAGGGGAAGCCGGTGCCCGTCCCGCGCGGAAGGTTCAGGTGGGTCATGGCTGCTGCAGGCGAGAGGCCTCTCAATGAGGTCAAGTTCCTGACCGTGGCGGAAGTCGCCTCGGTGATGCGAGTGTCGAAGATGACCGTGTACCGCTTGGTGCACAGCGGTCATCTGCCGGCGATCCGGGTGGGCAGGTCCTTCCGGGTCCCGGAGCAAGCGGTGCACGAATACCTTCGTGAGTCCTTCGTGGGGGTGGAGTCCGCCTGACGGTTCCCTCGGATTACGCCCTCGGAGCTCAGGCGGGTAGGCTAGGCCGACGTAGGTCGTGTGGGCCCAGACGCCCCGCACCGAGTGATGTCCCCGCGCGGGGGTTGTCCGAGAAGTGAGCGAGGGAAGTCGTGGGCTCTGTTATCAAGAAGCGGCGCAAGCGGATGGCCAAGAAGAAGCACCGCAAGCTGCTCAAGCGCACCCGCGTTCAGCGTCGCAACAAGAAGTAAGCGCAGCTGAAGAGGGCCCCCTGCTCGAGCGAAGCCGAGAGCTTGGGGGAGGGACTCTGCCGCAGCCCTTCCACCGTCCTGGTGGAGGGGCTGCGGCGCGTTTCACGACGCTTGGTCATCACAGCGCAACGTCAACCCGCTACGGTGACGCCGAGGGCACCTGGGCGAGGACCGAAGGAAGGCGCTGATCGTGGGCAGGACCGTGCTGGTCACCGGAGTCGCCCGCCGCCTCGGCGGCCGTTTCGTACGGCGGATCCAGAGCGAACCCGACGTGGACCGGGTCATCGCCGTCGACGCGGTGACGCCCGGGCATCCTCTTGGCGGGGCCGAATTCGTACGGGCGGACATTCGTCAGCCCGCCATAGCGAAAGTGCTGGCCGAGTACGCCGTCGACACCGTCGTCCATATGGACGTCACGGGCATGCCCCTGGGCGCCGGCGGCCGCTCCTCGGTCAAGGAGACCAACGTCATCGGCACCATGCAGCTGCTCGGTGCCTGTCAGAAGTCGCCCGCGGTCAAGCGCCTCGTCGTCAAGTCCAGCACCAGCGTGTACGGCTCCGCGCCGCGCGACCCGGCCGTCTTCACGGAAACCACCCCGCCCAAGTCCCTGCCCAGCGGCGGCTTCGCCAAGGACACGGTCGAGGTCGAGGGATACGTACGCGGATTCGCGCGCCGCAGGCCCGATGTGGCCGTGTGCGTGCTGCGTTTCGCGAACATCCTCGGTCCTGACGCCGACTCACCACTCGCCGAGTACTTCTCGCTGCCCGTCATGCCGACCGTCTTCGGCTACGACCCGCGCCTGCAGTTCGTCCATGAGGACGACGTGATCGACGTGCTGCGCATCGCCTCGGGCGAGCCGCGCCGCGGAACGCTGAACAGCGGCACCTTCAATGTCGCGGGCGACGGGGTCCTGTTGCTCTCGCAGTGCTCCCGCCGTCTCGGCCGGCCAACCGTGCCGGTGCTGCTGCCGGCGGTCACCTGGGTCGGCCAGGCGCTGCGCACAGTCGGCGTCACTGACTTCTCACCGGAGCAGATCCGGCTCCTCACGCACGGCAGAGTGGTGAGTACGACTCAGATGCGCGAGACACTGGGCTACGAACCGAAGTACACGACCGCGGAGACCTTCGCGGACTTCGCGCGCAGCCGAGGGCCCGGGCTGCTGCAGCCCGAGACCCTCGCCCGTTCTGTCGACCGGCTCTCCATCTTCGTCAGCAAGGAGCGCACCTGACATGGCCGATGCCAAGGTCATCCCCTTCGGTGACGAGCCGAGGACGAGGCGAGCCAGGCCGTCCAAGGGCAAGGACGTGGCGAAGCGCCCCCCGGGGCGCATGAAGGCCTCGCTCACGCCCGTACCGGCGTCGCCCGCCGCTGGATCCGAGGAGCGGGAGCCGGAGCCCGAGCCCGCCGGGGAAACGGAACGGCGAGGTGGCTGGGACCGGCGTGTCGCGGGTGGTCTGGCGTTTCTCCGGCGGCGGATCACCGGTGAGTACGACGTCGACGAGTTCGGCTACGACAAGGAGCTCACCGACCAGGTCCTGATGTCGCTGCTGCGGCCCCTCTACGACAAGTACTTCCGGGTGGAGGTGAAGGGCGTCGAGAACATCCCGGCCGAAGGCGGGGCGCTCGTCGTCGCCAACCACTCCGGGACGCTGCCGCTGGACGGGCTGATGATGCAGGTCGCAGTGCACGACCACCATCCGGCGGGGCGGCATCTGCGGCTGCTGGCGGCCGACCTGGTGTTCGTACTGCCGGTGGTGAACGAGCTGGCCAGGAAGGCAGGGCACACCCTGGCCTGCGCCGAGGACGCCGAGCGGCTGCTCAGGAGCGGCGAGGTGGTCGGGGTGATGCCGGAGGGCTTCAAGGGCATCGGCAAGCCGTTCAGCGAGCGCTACAAGCTTCAGCGCTTCGGGCGGGGCGGCTTCGTCTCGACGGCACTGCGGGCCGGGACGCCGATCGTGCCGTGCTCGATCGTCGGGGCGGAGGAGATCTACCCGATGATCGGCAACGCGAAGACGCTGGCGCGGCTGCTGGGCTTCCCGTATTTCCCGATCACACCGACGTTCCCCTGGCTGGGGCCGCTCGGCGCCATGCCGCTGCCGACGAAGTGGACGATCCAGTTCGGCGAGCCGATCCCGACGGATGGCTATCCACCGGAGGCGGCGGAGGACCCGATGCTGATGTTCAACCTGACGGACCAGGTGCGGGAGCAGATCCAGCACACGCTGTACAAGCTGCTGGTGCAGAGGCGTTCGGTGTTCTTCTAGCCCGTCCCGCTCATGGTCGAGTTGACGCCCGGAGAGGCTGACACTGCTCCGGCGCAGCCGTCCCGAAGCCCGCGAAGCGGTGCGAGGGCGGCAGACAAAACGGGGCCGAGCTGCTGGTGCAGAGGCGTTCGGTGTTCTTCTGGCCCGTCCGGTTCTTCCAGCCTGCCGGGCTCGCGTTGTTCTTCCGGCCGGTGCGGTGGTGGTTGGGGCTCTGCCGGGAGCACCAACCACCACCGCGGTCGCTACTTCGCGTCCTCGCCGTCGATGCCCAGGCCCGGAAGCAGGCCCGGGAGCAGCGGCGGGATGGTGATGTCCGGGCCGGGGGCGCTGCTGCCCTTGCCGGTCTGCGGCGAGGCTGACGTACTGCTCTGCGGGGGGTCGAGCAGGTCGCCCGCGCTGCCGCCCAGCAGTCCGTCCGACCCGGTGCTGCTGGACGGCTGGGGCGTGGTGCTCCCATCCGTGCTGTCGGCGGCGGGCGCGGACGGCTGACGACGACTCGGGCCGGAGGGGTCGGGAGTGTCGTCCTGGCCGGGATCCTTGTGGTTCGATGCGCCGCCGCCCGGCTCGGGAGCGCGCGGCAGCATCGAACGGAGCGGTCCGACCTCTTCGTCTATGGCGTCGAAGACCGAGTTGACCTCGTCGCTGACGTCGGTCAGCTGTGCGGGCAGCTGCCGACGCAGCCGGCTCCAGCTCTCGCGCTGGGACCGGGAGAACGAGGACAGGGTCTGGATCGGGCCGAGCGAGCCGTCCCGCTCGTACGCCTCGTGCAGCAGTCGGTGTCCCTCGGAGGCATCGTGCCGCATGCCGTTCAGGGTGCGCCTGACCTCGCTGAGCGACTCATGGTCCAGCTCGGCGATCCGGCCGCGTTCCATCAGCCGGCGTGCTTCGCCGAGGCGGGTCGAGGCCTGGTCGAGGTAGATCCGGCCACGGTCGGCGTTGTCGTCCGCCATACCCAGCTTTATGTCCTCCATGCCACGCTTCAGCCCGTACAGCGAGTCACCCGGAAGGGCGTCGGAGCTGGCAGCGGCGACTCCGCCGAAGGCCCCCGCGGCCACACCGACGGTGAGACTGCCCGCCGCGAGGCCCTTGGACCAGCGGGAGCGGGGGCGCAATTTCCGGAGCGGGGCCGCCCGGTGGGCACCGCGGCCGGTCCGCTGCTCGGGCACCTGAGGGCCCGTGGGCGCACCGCCTTCCGTCAGCATCGCTTCCATGGCGGCGACGAGCTGGGCCCGCTGCACCACCTTGACCTCGGGGTCGAACTCCGGTGACGGCAGCTCGCCGAGACCGTTCGCCAGGGCCAACAGCCCTTCCAGTTCGGGATGTTCATCCGAGCCGGTGGGCCGATCAGCCGCCGTGTCCTGGAGTGTTCGGTCTTCCAGGGCCTGGGCGAAGGCGTTCGCCCGCCGGTGCGCCGAAACGTTCGCGATCACTGGCGGCACCTCCTCTCGTCATGACGGTCGACTCCCCGAGGGGTCCCGAAGGTTGTACGCCTTGAGTACATCCACACGATCGAGTGAGTGGCTGCGGGCATGGCGTGACCGCAGGGAGCCTGCATTCCGCACAACGAGCGGCGCGGTGCATGGGTTACGGACGAAGGATGATCCGACCACATCAGAATCCGCCCTGTGGAACAAGTGAGTTGTGGTCAGCGTGCATCGTCCGGCAGCAGCCGGGCAAGGGTGCGCACGGCCCGGTACTGGAGAGTTTTGATGGC includes these proteins:
- a CDS encoding HAD family hydrolase; translated protein: MRYDLVIFDNDGVLVDSEPISNTILADCLTELGHPTTYEDSIRDYMGSAMHRIHELVLERTGQRLPADFDDAFHARVFAAFERGLEPVPGVTEVLEKLAADEVPYCVASSGSHERIRVGHRKTGLDRWFGDDIVFSAQDVGRGKPAPDLFLYAAERMGVSPERCVVVEDSRLGVEAARAAGMDVYGFTAMTPAGRLPRANGYFTSMGQLAELLM
- a CDS encoding acetoin utilization protein AcuC — encoded protein: MSGRALLMWDEAVTGYDFGPSHPMDPVRLALTMGLVRAYGLDRAMDVVAAPPAGESTLRLVHRADYVAAVRAVSADPGSADGSYGLGTMDDPAFAGMHEVSALIAGQSVGAAEAVWRGDAAHAVNFAGGLHHAMPGAASGFCIYNDPALAIARLLELGAERVAYVDVDVHHGDGVQAAFWDDPRVLTVSLHEHPRMLFPGTGWPEETGGQEAEGSAVNVALPPGTGDAAWLRAFHAVVPELLADFRPQVLVTQHGADTHFEDPLAHLAVSLDAQRMVQDACHSLAHEYVEGGRWVALGGGGYAVVDVVPRSWTHLVGIAAHAPVAPESVIPASWRDEVYARTRQLGPGRMTDGREASWREWEAGYDPADRVDQAVLATRRSVFPLRGLLA
- a CDS encoding phosphatase — protein: MLSTGALRAHLLAARLAGPVATSREESLRSYRLFAMRDPRVTLGLDPEWGWGEGDLLRLMADKCGVSADPTHVSGPDVIDPERTLAGLDALAERLRAAAGRRVPVLLGTGHPHRLLGFYAALADALSAAGCLVLTPAQGRCVDITTRFGVRTYNLDYVRGVALVREPGAREPGSETGAHTHSPLPVRAALDGAAAAGGVLPELVIGDHGWVCGAGQLGIEAVGLADTDDPALFVGEAEGRVSVAVPLDDAVRSDYYRPLTRYVLNRACLSQ
- a CDS encoding helix-turn-helix domain-containing protein, which produces MAAAGERPLNEVKFLTVAEVASVMRVSKMTVYRLVHSGHLPAIRVGRSFRVPEQAVHEYLRESFVGVESA
- a CDS encoding 30S ribosomal protein bS22, with the protein product MGSVIKKRRKRMAKKKHRKLLKRTRVQRRNKK
- a CDS encoding NAD-dependent epimerase/dehydratase family protein, whose protein sequence is MGRTVLVTGVARRLGGRFVRRIQSEPDVDRVIAVDAVTPGHPLGGAEFVRADIRQPAIAKVLAEYAVDTVVHMDVTGMPLGAGGRSSVKETNVIGTMQLLGACQKSPAVKRLVVKSSTSVYGSAPRDPAVFTETTPPKSLPSGGFAKDTVEVEGYVRGFARRRPDVAVCVLRFANILGPDADSPLAEYFSLPVMPTVFGYDPRLQFVHEDDVIDVLRIASGEPRRGTLNSGTFNVAGDGVLLLSQCSRRLGRPTVPVLLPAVTWVGQALRTVGVTDFSPEQIRLLTHGRVVSTTQMRETLGYEPKYTTAETFADFARSRGPGLLQPETLARSVDRLSIFVSKERT
- a CDS encoding lysophospholipid acyltransferase family protein encodes the protein MADAKVIPFGDEPRTRRARPSKGKDVAKRPPGRMKASLTPVPASPAAGSEEREPEPEPAGETERRGGWDRRVAGGLAFLRRRITGEYDVDEFGYDKELTDQVLMSLLRPLYDKYFRVEVKGVENIPAEGGALVVANHSGTLPLDGLMMQVAVHDHHPAGRHLRLLAADLVFVLPVVNELARKAGHTLACAEDAERLLRSGEVVGVMPEGFKGIGKPFSERYKLQRFGRGGFVSTALRAGTPIVPCSIVGAEEIYPMIGNAKTLARLLGFPYFPITPTFPWLGPLGAMPLPTKWTIQFGEPIPTDGYPPEAAEDPMLMFNLTDQVREQIQHTLYKLLVQRRSVFF
- a CDS encoding DUF5667 domain-containing protein, which encodes MIANVSAHRRANAFAQALEDRTLQDTAADRPTGSDEHPELEGLLALANGLGELPSPEFDPEVKVVQRAQLVAAMEAMLTEGGAPTGPQVPEQRTGRGAHRAAPLRKLRPRSRWSKGLAAGSLTVGVAAGAFGGVAAASSDALPGDSLYGLKRGMEDIKLGMADDNADRGRIYLDQASTRLGEARRLMERGRIAELDHESLSEVRRTLNGMRHDASEGHRLLHEAYERDGSLGPIQTLSSFSRSQRESWSRLRRQLPAQLTDVSDEVNSVFDAIDEEVGPLRSMLPRAPEPGGGASNHKDPGQDDTPDPSGPSRRQPSAPAADSTDGSTTPQPSSSTGSDGLLGGSAGDLLDPPQSSTSASPQTGKGSSAPGPDITIPPLLPGLLPGLGIDGEDAK